In a genomic window of Nocardia fluminea:
- a CDS encoding peptide ABC transporter substrate-binding protein codes for MRFIRATALVAAGLAATSLGLTACSSDDSADSSIVTTNAGEPQNPLVPSNTNENMGGRVVDRLFAGLKYYDANGVAHDEVAEKIETADRKSYRITIKPNWKFTDGTTVTAKSFVDAWNYGALADNAQLQSYVYSPIAGFDEVSSENPAVKTMSGLKVVDDRTFTVELKSPSIDFESALGYAPFYPLPDAAFKDMKAFGEKPIGNGPYAFGSWEHNVKIDLTPNPDYPGGRPAKNKGLRFVMYQSYDTAYADLQAGNLDTLDTIPDSAITTYQSDLGDRAITKPTAQNQHIGIQTTVPHFGGEEGILRRKAISMAINRPQIIDKIFNGTRTPSRDFTAATLPGYDANLPGSEVFDYNPDQAKKLWAQADAISPWSGQYQITYNSDGGHQAWIEAVANSVKNTLGIDAVANPMPTFKNIRDAVNAKTIGTAFRYGWQGDYPTMMQFLSSQYYSFSETNNVDYNNPEVDRLFDAALAAPTQADSYKLIAQAQAIMIKDMADIPVFDYVANAGRSDKVTKAELTWNGLFDFENIEK; via the coding sequence TTGAGATTCATCAGAGCGACCGCGCTGGTCGCGGCGGGACTGGCGGCCACAAGCCTCGGTCTCACCGCGTGCTCGTCCGATGACAGTGCTGATTCGAGCATCGTCACCACCAATGCGGGCGAGCCGCAGAATCCGTTGGTGCCCAGTAATACCAACGAGAACATGGGCGGCCGCGTTGTCGACCGTTTGTTCGCCGGGCTGAAGTACTACGACGCCAACGGTGTGGCCCACGACGAGGTGGCCGAGAAGATCGAGACGGCCGACCGGAAGTCGTACCGGATCACCATCAAGCCGAATTGGAAGTTCACCGACGGCACCACGGTGACCGCGAAATCGTTTGTCGACGCGTGGAACTACGGCGCACTCGCCGACAACGCGCAGCTGCAGAGCTACGTGTACAGCCCGATCGCCGGGTTCGACGAGGTGAGCTCCGAGAATCCCGCCGTCAAGACGATGTCGGGCCTGAAGGTCGTCGACGACCGCACTTTCACCGTCGAGTTGAAGTCACCCTCGATCGACTTCGAGAGCGCGCTCGGCTACGCGCCGTTCTATCCGCTGCCCGATGCCGCTTTCAAGGATATGAAGGCATTCGGTGAGAAGCCGATCGGCAACGGCCCCTACGCATTCGGTTCGTGGGAACACAACGTCAAGATCGATCTCACACCCAACCCGGACTATCCCGGTGGCCGGCCCGCCAAGAACAAGGGCCTGCGCTTCGTGATGTACCAGTCCTACGACACCGCGTACGCGGATCTGCAGGCCGGAAATCTCGACACGCTCGACACCATCCCCGACAGCGCGATCACCACGTACCAGAGCGACCTCGGCGACCGCGCGATCACCAAGCCGACCGCGCAGAACCAGCACATCGGCATCCAGACCACCGTGCCGCATTTCGGTGGCGAGGAAGGCATTCTGCGGCGCAAGGCCATCTCGATGGCGATCAACCGCCCGCAGATCATCGACAAGATCTTCAACGGCACGCGTACGCCGTCGCGCGACTTCACCGCCGCGACGCTGCCCGGCTACGACGCGAATCTGCCGGGTTCGGAGGTGTTCGATTACAACCCCGACCAGGCTAAGAAGCTGTGGGCACAGGCCGACGCGATCTCGCCGTGGTCCGGGCAGTACCAGATCACCTACAACAGCGACGGCGGCCATCAGGCCTGGATCGAAGCTGTCGCCAACAGCGTGAAGAACACCCTCGGCATCGACGCGGTCGCCAACCCGATGCCGACGTTCAAGAACATCCGGGACGCGGTGAACGCCAAGACCATCGGCACGGCCTTCCGCTACGGCTGGCAGGGCGACTACCCGACGATGATGCAGTTCCTCAGTTCGCAGTACTACAGCTTCTCCGAGACCAACAACGTCGACTACAACAACCCCGAGGTGGACCGCCTGTTCGACGCCGCCCTCGCCGCCCCGACGCAGGCGGATTCCTACAAACTGATCGCGCAAGCGCAGGCGATCATGATCAAGGACATGGCGGACATCCCGGTGTTCGACTACGTCGCCAACGCGGGTCGCTCGGACAAGGTCACCAAGGCCGAGCTCACCTGGAACGGTCTGTTCGACTTCGAGAACATCGAGAAATAG
- a CDS encoding ABC transporter permease — MHDKQQHFVAPADEVEVLATDRVLDKGTPTSIWGDAWRRLRRNPVFLVSVVMIVFVMLVVIWPALFTSQDPRLCLGEFGMDGPREGHPFGFDKQGCDVYARTIYGARASVSVGMASAMMFLLVGGILGAISGFYGGLLDTIVSRIAEIFYAIPMVLAAIVLLQLLRPAGIMTVVAILVAFTWPQAARITRGAVIEAKNSEYVTAAKALGVSRLGTLMKHVLPNSASPLIVVATIWLGVFIVTEATLSYLGVGLPPSIVSWGADIDRAKTEIRTSPILFYPATALAITVLSFIMLGDAVRDALDPKERTR; from the coding sequence ATGCATGACAAGCAACAGCATTTCGTGGCCCCCGCCGACGAGGTGGAGGTGCTCGCCACCGACCGTGTCCTGGACAAGGGCACCCCGACCAGCATCTGGGGCGACGCGTGGCGGCGACTGCGCCGGAACCCGGTGTTCCTGGTCTCGGTGGTGATGATCGTGTTCGTCATGCTCGTGGTGATCTGGCCCGCGCTGTTCACCAGCCAGGACCCGCGGCTGTGCCTCGGCGAGTTCGGCATGGACGGCCCGCGCGAGGGTCATCCGTTCGGATTCGACAAGCAGGGCTGTGATGTCTACGCGCGCACCATCTACGGCGCGCGCGCGTCGGTGAGCGTCGGCATGGCATCGGCGATGATGTTTCTGCTGGTAGGCGGCATTCTCGGCGCGATCTCCGGCTTCTACGGTGGGCTGCTGGACACGATCGTCTCGCGCATCGCCGAGATCTTCTACGCCATTCCGATGGTGCTGGCCGCGATCGTGCTGCTGCAGCTGCTGCGGCCCGCGGGGATCATGACGGTCGTCGCGATCCTGGTCGCCTTCACCTGGCCGCAGGCCGCGCGCATCACGCGCGGGGCGGTGATCGAGGCCAAGAACAGCGAATACGTCACCGCGGCGAAGGCACTGGGCGTCTCGCGACTCGGCACACTGATGAAACACGTGCTGCCCAACTCGGCGAGTCCGCTGATCGTGGTCGCCACGATCTGGCTCGGCGTCTTCATCGTCACCGAGGCGACGCTGTCCTATCTCGGCGTCGGACTGCCGCCGAGCATCGTGTCGTGGGGCGCCGACATCGACCGCGCCAAGACCGAGATCCGTACCTCGCCGATCCTGTTCTATCCGGCGACCGCGCTGGCCATCACGGTGCTGAGCTTCATCATGCTCGGCGACGCGGTGCGCGACGCGCTCGATCCGAAGGAGCGCACCCGATGA
- a CDS encoding ABC transporter permease translates to MAWYVVRRLLQMIPVFLGATLLIYAMVFLIPGDPIKALAGEKQLTPAAEAVLRARYHLDQPFIVQYLYYLKGILTLDFGTSFSGRPVREELERAFPITIRLAFLAVFIEGLFGILFGMIAGLRKGKLFDSTMLIASLVIIALPVFVVGYLAQFFLGVKWGIAPVTVTGKASLSELIVPAFVLGSLSFAYVLRLTRNSVAENKSADFVRTATAKGLGRRRVVSVHILRNSMIPVVTFLGADFGALMAGAIVTEGIFNIPGVGGTMYQAIIRGEPPTVVSFVTVLVVVFLIVNLVIDLLYAALDPRIRYA, encoded by the coding sequence ATGGCTTGGTATGTAGTTCGGCGTCTGCTCCAGATGATCCCGGTATTCCTGGGCGCGACGCTGCTCATCTACGCGATGGTATTTCTGATTCCGGGTGACCCGATCAAGGCGCTGGCCGGCGAGAAACAGCTGACGCCTGCCGCCGAGGCGGTACTGCGTGCCAGGTACCACCTCGATCAGCCTTTCATCGTGCAATATCTGTATTACTTGAAGGGAATTCTCACTCTAGATTTCGGCACCTCGTTCTCGGGTCGGCCGGTGCGCGAAGAACTCGAACGGGCCTTCCCGATCACTATCCGACTCGCATTTCTCGCCGTGTTCATCGAAGGCTTGTTCGGCATCTTGTTCGGCATGATCGCCGGGTTGCGAAAGGGCAAGCTCTTCGATTCGACGATGCTCATCGCGAGTCTGGTGATCATCGCGCTGCCGGTATTCGTCGTCGGTTATCTCGCGCAATTCTTCCTCGGTGTGAAATGGGGGATCGCCCCGGTTACCGTCACCGGTAAAGCGAGCCTGAGCGAGTTGATCGTTCCCGCGTTCGTGCTCGGGTCACTGTCCTTCGCCTATGTGCTGCGGTTGACCCGGAACTCGGTGGCGGAGAACAAATCCGCCGACTTCGTTCGCACGGCGACGGCCAAGGGACTCGGGCGCCGGCGCGTGGTGAGCGTGCACATTCTGCGGAATTCGATGATCCCGGTCGTCACCTTTCTCGGTGCCGATTTCGGCGCGCTGATGGCGGGTGCCATCGTCACCGAGGGCATCTTCAACATTCCCGGCGTCGGCGGCACCATGTACCAGGCCATCATCCGCGGCGAGCCGCCCACCGTGGTGTCGTTCGTGACGGTGCTGGTGGTGGTGTTCCTGATCGTCAACCTCGTGATCGACCTGCTCTATGCCGCACTGGACCCGAGGATCCGCTATGCATGA
- a CDS encoding ABC transporter ATP-binding protein, with product MSLDKSAPQPLLEIRDLDVGFISDGKEIPAVRGVNLTVYPGQTVAIVGESGSGKSTTAHAIIDLLPGTGKVTGGSILFDGKDLTKASEKEIVAIRGNGIGLVPQDPMSNLNPVWKIGFQIRETLVANGVATGDAARRRAVELLAEAGMSDAERRVNQYPHEFSGGMRQRALIAIGLSCRPKLLIADEPTSALDVTVQRQILGHLEQLTSELGTAVLLITHDLGLAAERAEHLVVMYRGKVVESGPALRILRDPQHAYTKKLVNSAPSLAASRMSSSRQRAQVRAQAVEVAVAEKVSDTVLEVRNLSKAFKIRGKRPWQSTDFVAVDDVSFTVGRGTTTAIVGESGSGKSTIAQMVLGLLEPTSGTVDFDGKDVAKLDSKGAFAFRRRVQPIFQNPYGSLDPMYSIFRTIEEPLRVHKIGTSAEREAVVRDLLEKVSLPASVLRRYPNELSGGQRQRVAIARALALSPEMVVCDEAVSALDVLVQAQILTLLNDLQAELGLTYLFITHDLAVVRQIADNVLVMREGKVVEAATTDEVFAAPREDYTRALLEAIPGRELLTG from the coding sequence ATGAGCCTCGACAAGTCCGCACCGCAACCCCTGCTCGAAATCCGGGACCTCGACGTCGGTTTCATCTCTGACGGCAAGGAGATCCCCGCCGTTCGCGGCGTGAACCTCACCGTCTATCCGGGGCAAACCGTCGCCATCGTCGGCGAATCCGGTTCGGGCAAGTCGACGACCGCGCACGCCATCATCGACCTGTTGCCCGGCACCGGCAAGGTGACCGGCGGATCGATCCTGTTCGACGGCAAGGACCTGACGAAAGCGTCGGAGAAGGAGATCGTCGCCATCCGCGGCAACGGCATCGGCCTGGTCCCACAGGACCCGATGTCGAACCTGAACCCGGTGTGGAAGATCGGCTTCCAGATCCGGGAAACGCTGGTGGCCAACGGTGTCGCCACCGGTGACGCGGCCCGCCGACGCGCGGTGGAACTGCTGGCCGAGGCGGGGATGTCCGATGCCGAACGCCGCGTGAACCAGTACCCGCACGAGTTCTCCGGCGGCATGCGTCAGCGCGCGCTCATCGCGATCGGTCTGTCGTGCAGGCCGAAACTGCTGATCGCCGACGAGCCGACGTCGGCGCTCGACGTCACGGTGCAACGCCAGATCCTCGGTCATCTCGAGCAGCTCACCAGCGAATTGGGGACCGCGGTGCTGCTGATCACCCACGACCTCGGCCTCGCCGCGGAACGGGCCGAGCACCTGGTGGTGATGTATCGAGGCAAGGTGGTGGAATCCGGTCCCGCACTGCGGATTCTGCGCGACCCGCAGCACGCGTACACCAAGAAGCTGGTGAACTCGGCGCCGTCGCTGGCGGCATCGCGAATGTCGTCGTCGCGGCAGCGGGCGCAGGTGCGGGCACAAGCTGTCGAAGTGGCGGTGGCCGAGAAGGTGTCCGACACGGTGCTCGAGGTGCGAAACCTGTCCAAGGCGTTCAAGATTCGCGGCAAACGGCCGTGGCAGTCCACGGACTTCGTCGCGGTCGACGACGTGAGTTTCACGGTCGGGCGCGGTACCACCACCGCGATCGTCGGTGAGTCCGGTTCCGGCAAGTCGACCATCGCGCAGATGGTGCTCGGCCTGCTCGAGCCGACCTCGGGCACCGTGGATTTCGACGGCAAGGATGTCGCGAAGCTCGACAGCAAGGGCGCGTTCGCGTTCCGGCGCCGGGTACAGCCGATCTTCCAGAACCCCTACGGCTCGCTCGATCCGATGTACTCGATCTTCCGCACCATCGAGGAGCCGCTGCGGGTGCACAAGATCGGTACTTCCGCCGAGCGCGAAGCGGTGGTGCGCGACCTGCTGGAGAAGGTGTCGCTGCCGGCCTCGGTGCTGCGGCGCTATCCGAACGAGTTGTCGGGTGGGCAACGTCAGCGGGTGGCGATCGCTCGCGCGCTGGCGCTCTCGCCGGAGATGGTGGTCTGCGACGAGGCGGTCTCGGCGCTGGACGTGCTGGTCCAAGCCCAGATCCTCACCCTGCTCAACGACCTGCAGGCAGAGCTGGGGCTGACGTATCTGTTCATCACCCACGACCTCGCGGTGGTCCGGCAGATCGCCGACAACGTGCTGGTCATGCGCGAGGGGAAAGTGGTGGAGGCGGCCACGACCGACGAGGTGTTCGCGGCTCCCCGCGAGGACTACACGCGGGCGTTGCTCGAGGCGATTCCTGGGCGCGAGCTGCTCACGGGGTAA